Proteins found in one bacterium genomic segment:
- a CDS encoding prephenate dehydrogenase codes for MFRKAVIIGVGQMGASLGMNLVAKKLAKEVVGVGRNPRNLREAVRRHAIHRGVLVRAWRAMPLQRDDLIVLATPVRTIRDLLKRMPKGPLIVDVGSTKAAIVAEASKRRLRFVGCHPIAGTEIPGAKGAEKDLFRGKVCLMTPRGLSSKKDVALVRRLWTRLGASVEIMTPAAHDRLLASVSHLPHVLAYTLVNFVAGAPLAGLSKDLFAGLGSFRSATRVAASEPMMWRDILLENRNAVLSALEGWMKEVGALRRLIARRDAAGLARYLSRSQAERLRIP; via the coding sequence ATGTTCCGTAAAGCCGTCATCATCGGGGTCGGGCAAATGGGGGCGTCACTGGGGATGAATCTTGTCGCCAAGAAATTGGCGAAGGAGGTCGTCGGCGTCGGCAGGAACCCGCGTAATTTGCGGGAGGCGGTCCGAAGACACGCGATTCATCGGGGCGTTCTCGTACGGGCATGGCGCGCCATGCCCCTACAACGGGATGATCTTATCGTCTTGGCCACCCCTGTCCGCACGATCCGCGACCTCCTCAAAAGAATGCCCAAGGGACCGTTGATCGTTGACGTGGGAAGCACAAAGGCCGCGATCGTCGCCGAGGCGTCGAAGAGGCGCCTTCGTTTCGTGGGGTGTCACCCCATCGCGGGGACGGAAATTCCCGGGGCGAAGGGCGCGGAGAAGGATCTGTTCCGCGGCAAGGTCTGTCTCATGACTCCACGGGGCCTTTCGTCCAAAAAGGACGTGGCCCTCGTCCGCCGTCTGTGGACCCGTCTCGGGGCGAGCGTGGAGATCATGACGCCGGCGGCCCACGACCGCCTCTTGGCCTCCGTCAGCCATCTGCCGCATGTTCTGGCCTATACCCTCGTCAACTTTGTCGCTGGCGCCCCCTTGGCCGGCCTCTCGAAGGATCTCTTTGCGGGGCTGGGCAGCTTTCGGAGCGCGACGCGCGTGGCGGCGAGTGAGCCTATGATGTGGCGGGACATCTTGCTGGAGAATCGGAACGCCGTGCTCTCGGCCCTGGAGGGTTGGATGAAGGAAGTCGGCGCTTTGCGGCGCTTGATCGCGCGGCGCGACGCCGCGGGGCTCGCCCGGTACCTTTCGCGATCGCAAGCAGAGAGGCTGAGGATTCCATGA